The following coding sequences are from one Pararge aegeria chromosome 13, ilParAegt1.1, whole genome shotgun sequence window:
- the LOC120628701 gene encoding AN1-type zinc finger protein 1-like isoform X1: MEFPSLGEHCQKKDCNQTDFLPLQCKCGMVFCRLHFNDHCLSGQCDLAPKPKEVNFECDDQIYRCSSKGCKKGNLHEMLCNKCNKHYCIEHRFHPSCPEIDDETMSAKIEQFEAPRRQFKEANKFLQQKITENIRKALQSSAKMKTASKIHLMRIKQKAQGPKSIPVTDRVYFAIKKPIDLQPKAVIIVKDENNIKNIESLTLDPDLKDTVPLFISKKWSLGRTIDSICDTSNIKNDNNKIGDTKLRLFRQLDGYCVSPLKMDVEIEELLAREILLEGDKLVVEYIDNNVINTIQEDNAQIFLSV; this comes from the exons ATGGAGTTTCCTTCTCTCGGCGAACACTGCCAGAAGAAAGACTGTAACCAAACCGACTTTCTGCCACTCCAGTGTAAATGCGGAATGGTATTCTGCCGCCTACATTTTAATGATCATTGTTTATCAGGACAATGTGATTTGGCCCCTAAACCGAAAGAGGTTAACTTTGAGTGTGACGACCAGATTTACAGGTGCTCGTCAAAAGGCTGTAAGAAGGGTAATCTGCATGAAATGCTGTGTAATAAGTGCAACAAACATTACTGCATAGAACATAGGTTTCACCC ATCATGTCCAGAAATAGATGATGAAACAATGTCAGCCAAAATAGAACAATTTGAAGCACCAAGACGACAGTTCAAAGAAGCTAATAAGTTCCTGCAACAGAAG ATAACAGAAAATATAAGAAAAGCACTCCAATCATCTGCAAAAATGAAAACTGCATCGAAAATCCACTTAATGAGGATCAAACAGAAAGCCCAAGGACCCAAATCAATACCAGTCACAGATAGAGTATATTTTGCTATCAAAAAACCTATAGACTTACAACCAAAAGCAGTTATCATAGTTAAAGATGAgaacaatataaaaaacattgaGTCATTGACTCTTGATCCAGATTTGAAGGATACTGTTCCcttgtttatttcaaaaaaatggaGTTTAGGTCGTACAATTGATTCTATATGCGATACAAGCAATATTAAGAATGATAATAACAAAATTGGTGATACAAAACTGAGGCTGTTCAGACAATTAGACGGTTATTGTGTTAGCCCTTTAAAAATGGATGTGGAAATTGAAGAATTACTGGCAAGAGAGATTTTATTGGAGGGTGATAAGTTAGTTGTAGagtatatagataataatgtcATAAATACTATTCAAGAAGATAATGCTcagatatttttaagtgtaTAG
- the LOC120628701 gene encoding AN1-type zinc finger protein 1-like isoform X2, which yields MKSCPEIDDETMSAKIEQFEAPRRQFKEANKFLQQKITENIRKALQSSAKMKTASKIHLMRIKQKAQGPKSIPVTDRVYFAIKKPIDLQPKAVIIVKDENNIKNIESLTLDPDLKDTVPLFISKKWSLGRTIDSICDTSNIKNDNNKIGDTKLRLFRQLDGYCVSPLKMDVEIEELLAREILLEGDKLVVEYIDNNVINTIQEDNAQIFLSV from the exons Atgaa ATCATGTCCAGAAATAGATGATGAAACAATGTCAGCCAAAATAGAACAATTTGAAGCACCAAGACGACAGTTCAAAGAAGCTAATAAGTTCCTGCAACAGAAG ATAACAGAAAATATAAGAAAAGCACTCCAATCATCTGCAAAAATGAAAACTGCATCGAAAATCCACTTAATGAGGATCAAACAGAAAGCCCAAGGACCCAAATCAATACCAGTCACAGATAGAGTATATTTTGCTATCAAAAAACCTATAGACTTACAACCAAAAGCAGTTATCATAGTTAAAGATGAgaacaatataaaaaacattgaGTCATTGACTCTTGATCCAGATTTGAAGGATACTGTTCCcttgtttatttcaaaaaaatggaGTTTAGGTCGTACAATTGATTCTATATGCGATACAAGCAATATTAAGAATGATAATAACAAAATTGGTGATACAAAACTGAGGCTGTTCAGACAATTAGACGGTTATTGTGTTAGCCCTTTAAAAATGGATGTGGAAATTGAAGAATTACTGGCAAGAGAGATTTTATTGGAGGGTGATAAGTTAGTTGTAGagtatatagataataatgtcATAAATACTATTCAAGAAGATAATGCTcagatatttttaagtgtaTAG
- the LOC120628747 gene encoding lutropin-choriogonadotropic hormone receptor-like isoform X3, with the protein MITTSGLVEVPNLSHVHDNDEANRSQQYLQAVDLEANHIRRIPSHALRIRADQVSLNYNLIEEVPAHAFKNSQISKLSFKGNTKLKRLDDLAFAGNLVLRQLDLSNTGVTYLPTKGLENLETLKIEKTPSLKYIPSIYDFRNLREAFLTHHFHCCAFQFPERHNPARHKLYETQLAVMKQRCSQNDQNPTPETRKRRSTNAISAEKSTTPSSDINDTSTASYEYESWGSEEYFSDSGSLEDDEMENFHAPVNSSLGVAYSVECGNFSLSRRREVKCTPQPDALNPCEDVMGWSWLRASVWFVIAAAVVGNTAVLLVLTTNHTELTVPRFLMCHLAFSDLCTGLYLFMLAVIDLRSYGEFFNYAYNWQYGVGCKIAGFLSVFSGQLSVFTLTIVTLERWFAITYAIYLERRISLGAAAKIMIGGWMFSILMAGMPLAGVSDYSSTSICLPAESKGIGDAVYQGSLFLTTAIAWVTIVICYVQIYRSLGVGGEKYGGRAAAAAAERRIANKMALLIGTDLLCWAPVAFFGVTALAGVPLVDVSHGKVLLVFFYPLNACANPFLYAILTKQYRRDLLTLIARTGRCNWLIQRYKLAATPPPTGHTNPSAPAMLLPLVDYQRSTSMNKENGDAEIL; encoded by the exons GTCACTGAACTACAATCTGATAGAGGAAGTGCCTGCACATGCTTTTAAAAACTCGCAAATTTCTAAgct GAGTTTCAAAGGTAATACGAAACTAAAACGACTGGATGACTTGGCTTTTGCTGGAAACCTCGTATTGCGACAGCT GGACCTCAGCAACACGGGCGTTACATATCTGCCTACCAAAGGACTGGAAAACCTCGAGACTCTTAAAATAGAAAAGACGCCGAGCTTGAAGTACATCCCTTCCATTTACGATTTCAGA AATCTGCGGGAGGCATTCTTAACACATCACTTCCACTGTTGCGCCTTCCAGTTCCCCGAGAGACACAATCCCGCTCGACACAAGCTCTATGAAACACAGCTAGCGGTTATGAAACAG AGATGCAGCCAAAATGACCAAAACCCTACTCCTGAAACGAGGAAGCGACGATCCACCAACGCAATTTCTGCTGAAAAGTCAACCACACCGTCTAG TGATATAAACGACACGTCAACCGCCAGTTACGAGTACGAGTCGTGGGGCAGCGAGGAGTACTTCTCCGACTCCGGCAGCCTGGAAGACGACGAGATGGAGAACTTCCACGCGCCCGTCAACAGCAGCCTGGGAGTGGCCTACTCCGTCGAGTGCGGGAACTTTAGCTTGAg TCGACGCCGAGAAGTTAAATGCACGCCTCAACCAGACGCCCTCAACCCTTGTGAGGATGTGATGGGATGGTCTTGGCTGCGAGCCAGTGTATGGTTCGTAATCGCTGCCGCCGTGGTTGGCAACACTGCTGTCCTCCTAGTTCTTACTACCAACCACACGGAACTAACAGTCCCTAGGTTCCTCATGTGCCATTTAGCGTTTTCGGATCTATGCACGGGACTGTACCTTTTCATGTTGGCCGTAATCGACCTTAGGAGTTACGGAGAGTTCTTCAATTACGCGTACAACTGGCAGTACGGCGTTGGTTGCAAGATTGCCGGATTCCTTTCCGTATTCTCCGGACAGCTGTCAGTATTCACCCTCACTATTGTGACCTTGGAGCGATGGTTCGCTATCACATACGCGATTTATTTGGAAAGGCGGATATCTTTGGGCGCAGCGGCTAAGATAATGATTGGAGGATGGATGTTCTCGATTTTAATGGCAGGAATGCCATTGGCTGGCGTTTCGGATTACTCCTCAACGTCGATCTGCTTACCGGCAGAGAGCAAAGGCATCGGCGATGCGGTTTATCAGGGCTCGTTGTTTCTTACCACCGCGATTGCTTGGGTGACTATAGTAATATGCTACGTTCAGATTTATAGATCCTTAGGTGTGGGCGGGGAGAAGTATGGCGGTAGAGCGGCAGCCGCGGCTGCTGAGAGAAGAATAGCTAATAAAATGGCATTGCTGATCGGCACCGACTTGCTCTGTTGGGCGCCCGTTGCCTTTTTCGGAGTGACAGCATTAGCTGGCGTGCCGTTGGTTGACGTCAGTCATGGGAAGGTGCTGCTAGTGTTCTTCTACCCGTTGAACGCGTGCGCGAATCCGTTCCTGTACGCGATACTCACGAAGCAGTATAGAAGAGATCTCTTAACACTTATAGCTCGTACCGGGAGATGTAATTGGCTAATTCAACGGTACAAGTTGGCGGCGACCCCCCCTCCCACCGGACACACGAACCCCTCCGCCCCGGCTATGCTGTTGCCACTCGTAGATTACCAACGGTCGACGTCGATGAACAAAGAAAATGGTGATGCTGAGATTTTGTAA